One segment of Brassica napus cultivar Da-Ae chromosome C3, Da-Ae, whole genome shotgun sequence DNA contains the following:
- the LOC106373594 gene encoding uncharacterized abhydrolase domain-containing protein DDB_G0269086-like encodes MDEVPDLSALLKGKLQLLSKKLIPADVQGSTSSDAGRASKEGASCLVNKDVGAEPPASSPKKKKKIKKSRRKATEELPLEEIASLDENSEGLEARKEERGRKRPYEGATSSVDHGEAPAVGREGSTGGSVESDRSKAALKDRPRKKKTKGSIEAEPRPSDVETGLVEVVAGGGVSLETPPEEREVSSRGSDPIASERSVHDPSARKGSRSEGSTVRRRKIEFPDRVEFSYNETTPLILNPPRCAELTREIRGGTKEMPQLDDLYFKTKYIDAASSRARSDGSMNFLVEKYDSTLKQTMIQLGSSEKLAQTRLKVIERVRAEHKKANEKAAEEKEILRVKFEELEGKLKSSSAARKELVREKSHLEQTAANLEKEKTEPVEERDAAVDKLIRERQRLRDSRGLEVTRERERVEAAMAEKASRRFDRVRDHFTRLEAFEKAKNLYGQASGTKKCLEVMKASGTEIPQEMIDVFAEQEKLYEVEVMKLRVEPLSDSDLTLSPLVLPSRFVADRFRTSFDPHGSNVNLIGPETASRLVTSLEVVEEPSEEPLVDVTSIPTEHVKPPVGSGLDERPENENLEGFPGKDDLEMGDTLFREEETENVGIEDLVLVSDSSSEGQEDEEKEDDGIEETSLPRSAEEEDPTAAATNGPDDQDSVP; translated from the exons ATGGACGAAGTGCCGGATTTGAGTGCGTTGTTGAAGGGGAAGCTGCAATTGCTCTCGAAGAAGTTAATTCCTGCCGATGTGCAAGGGTCGACCAGTTCTGACGCAGGCCGAGCTTCCAAGGAAGGAGCTTCTTGTTTGGTCAACAAAGACGTTGGGGCGGAGCCTCCTGCCTCGAGtcccaaaaagaagaagaagatcaagaaaTCCAGGAGGAAAGCGACCGAAGAGCTTCCTCTTGAAGAGATCGCTTCTCTCGACGAAAACTCTGAGGGTTTGGAAGCAAGGAAGGAAGAGAGAGGAAGGAAGAGACCTTACGAAGGGGCTACTTCCTCCGTTGATCACGGAGAGGCGCCGGCAGTAGGGCGAGAAGGCTCTACAGGGGGTTCCGTCGAGTCGGACCGTTCCAAAGCGGCGCTTAAAGATCGTCccagaaagaagaagacgaagggGTCCATCGAGGCGGAGCCGCGTCCTTCTGATGTGGAGACGGGCCTGGTCGAGGTTGTCGCGGGAGGCGGCGTTTCTCTTGAAACTCCTCCTGAGGAAAGAGAGGTCTCATCGCGGGGCAGTGATCCTATTGCAAGTGAGAGATCTGTTCATGATCCGTCTGCGAGGAAAGGGTCTCGTTCAGAAGGTTCTACTGTGAGGAGGAGGAAAATCGAGTTCCCCGATCGCGTCGAGTTTTCCTACAACGAGACGACTCCCCTGATCCTTAATCCTCCTAGGTGCGCGGAGCTGACGCGCGAAATTCGTGGTGGGACGAAGGAGATGCCACAATTGGACGACCTTTACTTCAAGACTAAATACATAGACGCTGCTTCCTCGAGAGCTCGG AGTGACGGGAGTATGAACTTTCTCGTTGAGAAATACGACAGTACTCTGAAACAGACAATGATCCAGTTGGGATCTTCGGAGAAGCTTGCCCAAACGAGGTTGAAGGTCATCGAGAGAGTAAGGGCGGAGCATAAGAAGGCCAACGAGAAGGCCGCGGAGGAGAAAGAGATTCTTCGAGTGAAGTTCGAAGAGCTGGAGGGCAAGCTTAAATCTTCCAGCGCGGCGAGGAAAGAGCTCGTCCGAGAGAAAAGTCATTTGGAGCAAACGGCTGCGAAcctggagaaggagaagaccgAGCCAGTCGAAGAGAGAGACGCCGCGGTAGACAAACTAATCAGAGAGAGGCAACGTTTGAGGGACTCCCGGGGTTTGGAGGTTACtcgtgagagagaaagagtcGAGGCTGCTATGGCTGAGAAGGCAAGTCGCCGTTTTGATCGCGTGCGCGACCATTTTACTCGTCTAGAGGCTTTTGAGAAGGCGAAGAACCTGTATGGTCAAGCTTCGGGAACGAAAAAGTGCCTCGAGGTTATGAAGGCGAGTGGGACGGAGATTCCCCAAGAAATGATCGATGTCTTCGCTGAGCAGGAGAAACTTTACGAGGTGGAGGTTATGAAACTCCGAGTAGAGCCGCTGTCTGATAGCGACCTTACTCTTTCTCCGCTGGTCCTTCCTTCTCGTTTCGTCGCGGACCGGTTCAGAACGTCATTCGATCCCCATGGGTCGAACGTAAATTTGATTGGGCCAGAGACGGCTTCTCGGCTCGTTACCTCGCTCGAAGTTGTTGAGGAGCCATCAGAGGAGCCACTGGTTGACGTCACGTCTATCCCTACTGAACATGTCAAGCCCCCGGTGGGAAGTGGTCTTGACGAGCGCCCAGAGAATGAGAATCTGGAGGGGTTTCCTGGAAAGGACGACCTCGAGATGGGCGACACTCTGTTTCGAGAAGAAGAGACCGAGAACGTGGGCATCGAGGATCTTGTGCTTGTCTCGGATTCTTCCTCCGAAGGACAAGAGGATGAAGAGAAGGAAGACGATGGAATCGAGGAGACGTCGCTGCCACGTTCTGCTGAGGAGGAAGACCCTACTGCTGCCGCTACCAATGGTCCTGACGATCAAGATTCTGTGCCTTGA
- the LOC106373592 gene encoding uncharacterized protein LOC106373592, producing the protein MGGCPPCGNSVRSVKDYRRQVATSQRWPTRPPNHPPITFSPDDAEGIHVPHNDPLLVVLGIGEYDVTKVLIDTGSSVDLIFRGTLQKMGVNLDDIKPSSRTLTAFNGSSETILGTICLPARTCGVTRTVKPFHLLITSASSSPVRTANKTLQGDQKAARELLVATVKLQRSSLSVNSVTPPTYKVCSQEGEILELPIDDADPSRTARVGAYLSEEMQRSVLDFLKANVSTFAWSMSDMKGIDPAITAHELNVDPTVKPIRQKRRKLGPDRSKAVNEEVDRLLGAGSIAEVRYPEWLVNPVVVKKKNGKWRVCVDFTDLNKACPKDSYPLPNIDRLVESTAGNKMLTFMDAFSGYNQIMMHPDDREKTTFITDRGTYCYKVMPFGLKNAGATYQRLVNKMFADKLGVTMEVYIDDMIVKSLHAADHLCHLRDWFETLNKYGMKLNPAKCTFGVSSGEFLGYIVTQRGIEANPKQISAVLNLSSPKNSREVQRLTSRIAALNRFISRSTDKCLPFYDLLRVSQAAGCTVLIKQDRGEQKPIFYTSRRMTGPETRYPTLEKMALAVVEAARKLLPYFQSHSVEVLTDQPLRTILQNTNRSGRLTKWAIELGELDITYKNKTAAKSQVLADFLIELASELEQDLTLPNPNWTLHVDGSSTNRGAASNNEAEYESLIAGLRLAKDVKAKRLSAYCDSQLVASQFSSDYDARNDRMDAYLKIVHGLAAEFEFFELVKVPRGENVCADALAALGSKLHDQVKRTISIHRIEKPSIDISTDQTAIIAPVTKTDTLVTDEFGPDWRTEFIDYLSKGELPTEKWAARRLKMRSTHYVVLDNELHRWTASKVLLKCIHGK; encoded by the exons ATGGGCGGTTGTCCTCCTTGCGGCAACTCTGTTCGCTCCGTCAAGGATTACCGTCGGCAAGTTGCGACTTCGCAGAGATGGCCGACTAGGCCGCCAAATCACCCTCCGATAACCTTTTCACCGGATGACGCTGAAGGGATTCACGTACCCCACAATGATCCTCTTCTTGTAGTTCTTGGAATTGGGGAGTACGACGTCACCAAGGTCCTCATCGATACAGGAAGTTCCGTCGACCTCATTTTCCGAGGAACCCTGCAGAAGATGGGAGTCAATCTCGACGACATCAAACCATCCTCCAGAACATTAACCGCCTTCAACGGATCCTCCGAAACAATACTGGGAACAATCTGCCTTCCGGCACGCACATGTGGAGTCACTCGGACTGTCAA GCCATTCCATCTACTTATCACCAGTGCGTCAAGTTCCCCGGTACGGACGGCAAACAAAACACTGCAAGGAGATCAAAAGGCCGCTAGGGAACTCCTAGTCGCCACAGTTAAACTCCAACGATCGTCTTTATCGGTTAACTCTGTCACTCCTCCAACCTATAAAGTCTGCTCCCAGGAAGGCGAAATTCTCGAGTTACCTATTGACGATGCCGATCCAAGCCGGACCGCAAGGGTTGGTGCGTACCTGTCTGAAGAAATGCAGCGGTCAGTTCTCGACTTTCTCAAGGCAAATGTGTCCACATTCGCGTGGTCCATGTCAGACATGAAAGGAATTGATCCGGCCATAACAGCTCACGAACTAAACGTCGATCCGACAGTCAAGCCTATCCGCCAGAAGCGACGCAAGCTCGGTCCAGATAGGTCAAAGGCTGTAAACGAAGAGGTCGACCGGTTGCTCGGCGCCGGTTCAATTGCTGAGGTGCGCTACCCTGAGTGGTTAGTAAATCCAGTAGTCGTCAAAaagaagaacgggaagtggcgcGTCTGCGTCGACTTCACAGACTTGAATAAAGCCTGCCCAAAGGACAGCTATCCTCTTCCCAACATCGACCGTTTAGTCGAGTCCACGGCTGGAAACAAGATGCTcaccttcatggacgctttctctgGGTACAACCAAATCATGATGCACCCCGACGATCGCGAAAAAACGACATTTATCACGGATAGAGGAACCTACTGCTATAAGGTCATGCCATTCGGTTTGAAGAACGCGGGAGCAACCTACCAACGGCTTGTGAACAAAATGTTCGCAGACAAGCTGGGCGTCACCATGGAAGTATACATCGACGATATGATTGTCAAGTCGCTACACGCTGCTGATCACCTCTGTCACTTGAGAGATTGGTTCGAAACTCTCAACAAATACGGCATGAAACTGAACCCAGCAAAGTGCACGTTTGGGGTTTCCTCAGGCGAGTTCCTTGGATACATAGTCACGCAGCGGGGAATCGAAGCCAACCCGAAGCAGATCTCCGCGGTCCTGAACCTTTCGAGCCCAAAAAACAGTAGAGAAGTGCAACGGCTTACGAGTAGGATAGCTGCACTCAACCGGTTCATCTCCAGATCCACCGACAAATGCTTGCCATTCTACGACCTCCTCCGAG TATCACAAGCGGCAGGCTGTACCGTTCTAATAAAACAGGATCGCGGTGAGCAAAAGCCAATCTTCTACACGAGTAGGCGCATGACCGGACCAGAAACGCGATACCCAACTCTGGAGAAGATGGCACTGGCAGTCGTCGAAGCGGCGAGAAAGCTTCTCCCCTACTTTCAGTCACATTCGGTTGAAGTATTAACCGATCAGCCCCTCCGAACGATACTTCAAAATACAAACAGGTCCGGAAGACTAACGAAGTGGGCTATCGAACTCGGTGAGCTTGATATCACTTACAAGAACAAAACTGCAGCAAAATCTCAGGTCCTCGCAGACTTCTTAATCGAATTGGCCTCGGAGTTAGAGCAAGATCTCACGCTCCCAAACCCAAACTGGACACTGCATGTCGACGGATCTTCGACTAACAGGGGCGCAG CCTCGAACAACGAAGCTGAATACGAATCTTTGATCGCTGGACTCCGCTTAGCAAAAGATGTCAAGGCCAAACGTTTAAGCGCCTACTGTGACTCGCAGTTAGTCGCCAGTCAGTTTAGCAGCGACTACGACGCCCGCAACGATCGGATGGATGCCTACCTCAAGATAGTACATGGATTAGCCGCAGAGTTCGAATTCTTCGAACTCGTCAAAGTTCCCAGAGGAGAAAACGTCTGCGCCGACGCCCTTGCAGCCCTTGGAAGCAAGCTTCATGACCAAGTTAAACGAACTATTTCAATACACCGCATTGAGAAGCCAAGCATCGATATCTCGACGGACCAAACCGCCATCATAGCCCCAGTCACCAAAACCGACACTCTCGTTACTGATGAGTTCGGCCCCGACTGGCGAACTGAGTTTATCGACTACCTCTCAAAGGGGGAACTTCCAaccgagaaatgggcagcccgccGACTAAAAATGCGCAGTACCCATTATGTCGTCCTAGACAACGAACTCCATCGATGGACTGCGAGTAAAGTACTACTCAAATGTATCCACGGCAAATAA